Genomic DNA from Peribacillus simplex NBRC 15720 = DSM 1321:
TCCCCGCTATCATCGCGATGAATATGATTCGTCTTAAAGCTGTAATCATTCCCCATTTCCTCCTTCAGCACTTTTTCAATTTCCTCCTGTAAAATCGATAGAACCCTTTGTTCTGTATGTAAAGTTACACTATCCGGCATAACTCCATCTTTCATGGAAGGGACGGAAATCGTCTCTTTAATTTTCCCTGGACGGGTTGCAAAGACGATGATTTTTTCGGAAAGCTGAACAGCCTCACGAATATTATGGGTCACGAAAAAGATTGTCACTTTAGTTTTTCTCCAGATTTCGAGCAGCTCTTTATGCAAGACCATCCTCGTTTGCTCATCAAGTGCAGAGAATGGCTCATCCATCAACAGGATATCCGGTTCCATCACCAACGCTCTTGCGATGGCTACCCTCTGTTTCATGCCCCCTGAGAGTTGATGTGGATAGGAGTCAACATATCGGCTGAGGTGAACCATCTTTAAAATGTCCAATGCCTTGGCTTTAGCCTCTTCATTGGGAATTTTCTTTAACTTCAATCCGTATGTAACATTTTCAAGTACCGTCAACCAAGGAAATAACCCTGCCTCTTGAAACACTACGACCCGTTCCGGACCTGGCTTCATCACTTTTTTCCCAGCTACACGTATTTCACCTACATCTGCCTTATCAAGGCCGGCAATTAGATAAAGGAGTGTGGATTTTCCACATCCTGAAGGACCTACGATCGAAACGAAGCTTCCTTTCTCGACCTCTATGTTTATCTTATCGAGCACCTTTATGCTTTCTTTCTTTTCATTCTTAAAACTTTTTTCAATGCCATCTATTGTTAAATACATAAAGTCACCCCACTTTTATATCACATCGATTACTAAACATTATTTCTTAATAATGATTAATCCAATGGTTTTTGTCAACTATAAAAATGCAAAAATTCTAATTTATCGGTATCTTTCTATCTAACTGTCAATACATTGATATATATTCCAATTTTACATAAAGATACATATGAACAAATTCCATTCAACAAATAAAAAACCTGAGCCCATTCTAGGGTTCAGGCCAATTTTGATTATCTTTTTTAAGTTTAGTTAACCGAGGTTATCAGCACTCATTCGATGACCTTAAAAAATCCTGCTTCCATACAATTTATCCTTCATCTTTTGTGTCCTTGCATGCAGAGGCTTTTTCAAAATGATACCTAAGATGAGCGTGATTATTAAAAAGAGAATCAAGATAAAAATGTCCTTGCCAGCTACGCTCCAAGTTATTCCCCCAACAGATTCACGAAGTAAACCCACAGCATAGGTGAATGGCAAGAAAGGGTTAATATGTTGAAAAAAGGGCGGTGTGACTTGAATGGGGAAGGTGCCTCCTGAACTGGATATTTGAAGGACCATCAAGACGACGCTTATCCCTTTTCCAACATTTCCAAGAACGGAAACGAAGGTGTAGACAATGAGTGTAAATACTGTACTAATCAGAACAGAAAACAGGATGTACTCAAATTTATCCGCTACATAAACACCGATAAGGATGATATTCCCAATGGAAACACTAAGAGCCTGCAATACCCCAATGATGAAAAATATAAGATACCGCCCGATATAAATTTGATATGGGTTGTAGACTTTTTGAGAAACTCCCACACTAAGCATGGAAATCAATATTGTACCGCCGACCCAAAGGGAAAGTGCCGTAAAGAAAGGAGACATGGCGGACCCATAGTTCGGAATCGGAAAAAGACTGTGTTTATTGAGCAGCACTGGTTCTGAAAAAAATTCACTTTCTTGTTCAATATCATTCCTTAGGAAATCGATCACTTCTTCCATATTATAAGACTTATCGATTTCCCTCATTTTATTAGCTAGAGCCTTTATTTTCGTTTCGATTTCCGGAAACTTATTCTGTAACTTATCGATATCCCCTGTACGTGTTTCCAGTGTTCGATTGGTCTCATTCAACAGTGTCCTCACCTCAGGAAGAACCTTGGTGCCCTCATCCATCGTAAGCTGGACATTATTCAATATTGATTCCGTTTCATTCCAGATTTCATTGAATTTTGGCCCTGTTTCCTTTGAATAGTTCTCCTGGAATCTTGCCAAGACTTGATCATTATCCCCGCCAAGTTCGATAAGATTGCCGAAGGCTCGGTTATTCAGCGCTTGAAGTTGGTTCGAAGTATTATCCCTTAGTTCATCAACTAGCTGTATTTCTGGCTGAAGCAAGTTTTTCTCATTAAATTGATTGACTCTCACCAATAAATTATACATACTGTCCAAAAGGTACAACTCTTTATTTA
This window encodes:
- a CDS encoding ABC transporter ATP-binding protein, whose amino-acid sequence is MYLTIDGIEKSFKNEKKESIKVLDKINIEVEKGSFVSIVGPSGCGKSTLLYLIAGLDKADVGEIRVAGKKVMKPGPERVVVFQEAGLFPWLTVLENVTYGLKLKKIPNEEAKAKALDILKMVHLSRYVDSYPHQLSGGMKQRVAIARALVMEPDILLMDEPFSALDEQTRMVLHKELLEIWRKTKVTIFFVTHNIREAVQLSEKIIVFATRPGKIKETISVPSMKDGVMPDSVTLHTEQRVLSILQEEIEKVLKEEMGNDYSFKTNHIHRDDSGDMGSHI
- a CDS encoding YhgE/Pip domain-containing protein produces the protein MRNIQEIFIDDLKSIYKNFFVCIVVVFLMFIPSIYAWFNIVASWDPYANTEGILVGVANNDKGAELNGEAVNIGKEVIEGLKENKDLGWRFTSEKEAISKVEKGDYYASIIIPENFSEHIATIMTDDPKKAEIDYYVNEKINSIAPKITAAGANSIVDNVSKTFIKSASGSILTIFNELGITLQNELPTIQKMKNMVYLLEGELPELEQNIKTVQTHVKKAEDIIKRVNDGLDSIEGITSQKDKLVSGVSSYVDSTRQAFEGINPLLKNDIANIRSDNESVLVLANRLTGQDLPGNESDQLVEQGVTRINKELYLLDSMYNLLVRVNQFNEKNLLQPEIQLVDELRDNTSNQLQALNNRAFGNLIELGGDNDQVLARFQENYSKETGPKFNEIWNETESILNNVQLTMDEGTKVLPEVRTLLNETNRTLETRTGDIDKLQNKFPEIETKIKALANKMREIDKSYNMEEVIDFLRNDIEQESEFFSEPVLLNKHSLFPIPNYGSAMSPFFTALSLWVGGTILISMLSVGVSQKVYNPYQIYIGRYLIFFIIGVLQALSVSIGNIILIGVYVADKFEYILFSVLISTVFTLIVYTFVSVLGNVGKGISVVLMVLQISSSGGTFPIQVTPPFFQHINPFLPFTYAVGLLRESVGGITWSVAGKDIFILILFLIITLILGIILKKPLHARTQKMKDKLYGSRIF